From one Actinomyces sp. Marseille-P3109 genomic stretch:
- a CDS encoding glycoside hydrolase family 3 protein, giving the protein METYEIDHLNAVRALAPECMVLLRSDGAFPLAEPGEIALFGSGARGTIKGGTGSGDVNSRHVTTIEEGLESAGFTIVTRPWLEAYDRVRAQAHQDFISDIRAEAAERGVPAIMIGMGSVMAEPEYTIPLDIETDSDPRTAVYVLARTSGEGSDRTPEAGDLRLTDTEIRDIRCLNECFETFLLVLNVGGVVDLSPLDDITNILLLSQLGAAIGNAFADVLLGGAYPSGKLATTWAAWDECDQIGDFGDPDDTHYREGVYVGYRFYDSVGKEPLFPFGFGLGYTTFDVETRRASLDGARVSIGVDVTNTGEHPGKETVQVYASVPAGRLDQPLQALAGLAKTDEITPGATVHITIDIDLTDLASYDEATRATVLEAGRYLLRVGTSSRHLSPVAVVELAQDATVRLLTGDLGDPGFTDWRPEAPVVLDIPADLPVLVVDPAHLRRPDGAAPDERTAPEGFSEALALARDLSDDDLMHAVLGDYLSGEESGSIVGAASTTVIGAAGQTTTRIPGLPSLIMADGPAGLRLAPTYGVDAEGPFSLGDSSLPATFLELMDDAGREALGIADEPEPREPAEIREQYTTAIPIGTALAQSWNPGLAQRFGDVVGAEMERFGVDLWLAPAFNLHRSVLCGRNFEYLSEDPLLAGHIAAAITRGVQSHPGRGVTIKHLACNNQEINRLNSNSRVSPRALRDLYLRAFETCVRRARPAAVMTSYNLINGVHTSESTDLLEVILRQEWGFDGLVMTDWVVAGMTHSDMKHPRATAAASVKAGNELFMPGGESDREDLLAALRRGRDARLSDGQTESDDGGVSLTRTELEKQAARVIRMIWRLAGSGR; this is encoded by the coding sequence ATGGAAACCTACGAGATCGACCACCTCAACGCCGTCCGCGCCCTGGCCCCCGAGTGCATGGTGCTGCTGCGCTCCGACGGCGCCTTTCCCCTGGCTGAGCCGGGCGAGATCGCCCTGTTCGGCTCCGGCGCCCGCGGCACCATCAAGGGTGGAACCGGCAGCGGTGACGTCAACTCCCGCCACGTCACCACCATCGAGGAGGGCCTGGAGTCGGCCGGCTTCACCATCGTCACCAGGCCCTGGCTGGAGGCCTACGACCGCGTCCGCGCTCAGGCCCACCAGGACTTCATCTCCGATATCAGGGCCGAGGCCGCCGAGCGCGGCGTCCCCGCCATCATGATCGGCATGGGCTCTGTCATGGCCGAGCCGGAGTACACGATCCCCCTCGACATCGAAACCGACTCCGACCCGCGCACGGCCGTCTACGTCCTGGCCCGAACCTCCGGTGAGGGCAGCGACCGCACCCCCGAGGCCGGGGACCTGAGGCTCACCGACACCGAGATCCGCGACATCCGTTGTCTGAACGAGTGCTTCGAGACGTTCCTCCTCGTCCTCAACGTGGGCGGCGTCGTCGACCTCAGCCCGCTCGATGACATCACTAACATCCTCCTGCTCTCCCAGCTCGGCGCGGCCATCGGCAACGCCTTCGCCGATGTCCTCCTGGGCGGGGCCTATCCCTCCGGCAAGCTCGCCACCACCTGGGCCGCCTGGGACGAGTGCGACCAGATCGGCGACTTCGGAGACCCGGACGACACCCACTACCGCGAGGGCGTTTACGTCGGTTACCGCTTCTACGACTCGGTCGGCAAGGAGCCGCTCTTCCCCTTCGGATTCGGACTGGGCTACACGACCTTCGACGTCGAAACCCGCCGGGCGAGCCTCGACGGGGCTCGCGTGAGCATCGGCGTCGACGTCACCAACACCGGTGAGCATCCGGGCAAGGAGACCGTCCAGGTCTACGCCAGTGTGCCGGCCGGTCGCCTCGACCAGCCGCTTCAGGCGCTCGCCGGCCTCGCCAAGACCGACGAGATCACCCCCGGCGCCACGGTACACATCACCATCGACATCGACCTGACCGACTTGGCCTCCTACGACGAGGCCACCCGCGCCACGGTCCTGGAGGCCGGCCGTTACCTGCTGCGGGTGGGAACCTCCAGCCGGCACCTGAGCCCCGTCGCCGTCGTCGAGCTCGCCCAGGACGCAACCGTGCGACTCCTGACCGGCGACCTGGGTGATCCCGGCTTCACGGACTGGAGGCCCGAGGCTCCGGTGGTCCTCGACATTCCAGCAGACCTGCCGGTGCTCGTCGTTGACCCGGCCCACCTGCGTCGGCCGGACGGTGCCGCACCCGATGAGCGGACGGCCCCGGAGGGTTTCAGTGAGGCCCTCGCCCTGGCCCGGGACCTGTCCGACGACGACCTCATGCACGCTGTGCTGGGTGACTACCTCAGCGGTGAGGAATCGGGCTCCATCGTCGGAGCGGCCTCCACCACTGTCATCGGCGCGGCCGGCCAGACCACCACCCGAATCCCCGGCCTGCCCAGCCTCATCATGGCCGACGGGCCCGCCGGACTGCGCCTGGCCCCCACCTACGGCGTCGACGCCGAGGGCCCCTTCTCCCTGGGCGACTCCAGCCTGCCCGCCACCTTCCTCGAGCTCATGGATGACGCCGGACGTGAGGCTCTCGGCATCGCCGACGAGCCCGAGCCTCGAGAGCCCGCCGAGATCCGCGAGCAGTACACCACCGCCATCCCCATCGGCACCGCGCTCGCGCAGTCCTGGAACCCGGGCCTGGCGCAGCGGTTCGGCGACGTCGTCGGAGCCGAGATGGAGCGCTTCGGCGTCGACCTCTGGCTCGCCCCCGCCTTCAACCTGCACCGCTCCGTCCTGTGCGGACGAAACTTCGAGTACCTCTCCGAGGACCCGCTGCTGGCCGGGCACATCGCCGCCGCCATCACCCGTGGCGTCCAGTCCCATCCGGGGCGGGGTGTGACCATCAAGCACCTGGCCTGCAACAACCAGGAGATCAACCGCCTCAACTCCAACAGCCGGGTCAGTCCCCGAGCCCTGCGCGACCTCTACCTGCGCGCCTTCGAGACCTGCGTGCGCCGGGCCCGGCCCGCCGCCGTCATGACCTCCTACAACCTCATCAACGGTGTCCACACCTCGGAGTCGACCGACCTGCTCGAGGTCATCCTGCGTCAGGAGTGGGGCTTCGACGGCCTGGTCATGACCGACTGGGTGGTTGCCGGCATGACCCACAGCGACATGAAGCATCCGCGCGCCACCGCCGCGGCGAGCGTCAAGGCCGGCAACGAGCTCTTCATGCCCGGAGGCGAATCGGACCGGGAGGATCTCCTGGCCGCGCTCAGGCGGGGGCGCGACGCTCGGCTGTCGGACGGGCAGACCGAATCGGACGACGGCGGGGTGAGCCTGACGCGCACCGAGCTCGAGAAGCAGGCCGCCCGGGTCATCCGCATGATTTGGAGGCTCGCCGGTTCCGGACGGTGA
- a CDS encoding carboxymuconolactone decarboxylase family protein, whose protein sequence is MALTPQARETFNRLFGVEPQPHPTDPELFDILQNGIFDEAFSTGVLTDVERELLTVTVLTAMQTLPQLRAHVGAALNIGASPLQVRETIYQCAPYIGFPKTLNAIDIANGVFEAHGVSLPLENAGTVDAADPSAREQAGAAIQVPLYGHEVKEVFSSLPEPFDKFVPHLLTSSTFGDFATRGGLDVALRELISLVAIAAIGASTQLRPHVAGAIRAGSSRQKVTAALVQVMPYIGGPYALSGLVLVANYDENAPSEAYR, encoded by the coding sequence ATGGCGCTGACACCTCAGGCACGTGAGACCTTCAACCGACTGTTCGGGGTGGAGCCCCAGCCCCACCCCACGGACCCCGAACTGTTCGACATCCTCCAGAACGGGATCTTCGACGAGGCCTTCTCCACGGGTGTCCTCACCGACGTCGAGCGCGAGCTGCTCACCGTCACCGTCCTGACCGCCATGCAGACCCTTCCCCAGCTCAGGGCCCACGTGGGCGCCGCCCTCAACATCGGCGCCAGTCCGCTCCAGGTGCGCGAGACCATCTACCAGTGCGCCCCCTACATCGGCTTCCCCAAGACGCTCAACGCCATCGACATCGCCAACGGGGTCTTCGAGGCGCACGGCGTCTCCCTGCCCCTGGAGAACGCCGGCACCGTCGACGCCGCCGACCCCAGCGCCCGGGAGCAGGCGGGCGCCGCCATCCAGGTTCCGCTGTACGGTCACGAGGTCAAGGAGGTCTTCTCCTCGCTGCCCGAGCCCTTCGATAAGTTCGTGCCCCACCTGCTGACCTCCTCGACCTTCGGCGACTTCGCCACCCGCGGCGGGCTCGACGTCGCCCTGCGCGAGCTCATCAGTCTCGTGGCCATCGCCGCCATCGGCGCCTCCACCCAGCTGCGTCCGCACGTGGCCGGGGCCATCCGGGCCGGCTCCTCCCGCCAGAAGGTGACCGCGGCACTGGTCCAGGTCATGCCCTACATCGGTGGCCCCTACGCCCTATCCGGCCTGGTCCTCGTGGCTAACTACGACGAGAACGCTCCCTCGGAGGCCTACCGCTGA
- a CDS encoding SDR family NAD(P)-dependent oxidoreductase has product MTMDRNYFDLTGQVALVTGCSSGIGIQMAKALASAGANIVAVARRVERVEAVAKEITEEFGVKTLALHCDVRDTASVDSVVDATLKTFGRLDIVINNAGTGSFGPAEDLTDEQFDTEVDIDLYGIFRVSRAAAKKAMIPAGYGRIINVASMYGMVGSNVAGMAAYHAAKGGAVNLTRALAAEWAKYGITVNALCPGYFYSELTTDVLDAEDTGSAFRAMIPLGRFGKEGELDTAILFLASKASGYVVGSPILVDGGYSAI; this is encoded by the coding sequence ATGACCATGGACCGCAACTACTTCGACCTGACCGGCCAGGTGGCCCTCGTCACCGGCTGCTCATCTGGCATCGGTATCCAGATGGCCAAGGCGCTGGCCAGTGCCGGAGCCAACATCGTCGCCGTGGCGCGTCGCGTCGAGCGCGTCGAGGCCGTGGCCAAGGAGATCACCGAGGAGTTCGGGGTCAAGACCCTTGCCCTGCACTGCGATGTGCGCGATACGGCCAGCGTCGACAGCGTCGTCGACGCCACTCTGAAGACCTTCGGCCGGCTCGACATCGTCATCAACAACGCCGGAACGGGAAGCTTCGGCCCCGCCGAGGATCTGACCGACGAGCAGTTCGACACCGAGGTCGACATCGACCTGTACGGCATCTTCCGCGTCTCGCGCGCCGCCGCGAAGAAAGCCATGATCCCCGCTGGCTACGGACGCATCATCAACGTCGCCTCCATGTACGGCATGGTCGGCTCCAACGTCGCCGGCATGGCCGCCTACCACGCGGCCAAGGGCGGCGCCGTGAACCTCACGCGCGCTCTGGCCGCGGAGTGGGCCAAGTACGGCATCACCGTCAACGCCCTGTGTCCCGGCTACTTCTACTCCGAGCTGACCACCGATGTCCTGGACGCCGAGGACACCGGATCGGCCTTCCGTGCCATGATCCCGCTGGGCCGCTTCGGCAAGGAGGGTGAGCTCGACACCGCCATCCTGTTCCTGGCCTCCAAGGCCTCCGGCTACGTCGTCGGCTCTCCCATCCTCGTCGACGGCGGCTACAGCGCCATCTGA